One Obesumbacterium proteus DNA window includes the following coding sequences:
- the yhdP gene encoding AsmA2 domain-containing protein YhdP, whose translation MRRLSGYLLATLVALIVLVALIVSGLRLALPHLETFRPQIVEKIEQYSGVPVKIGALNANWQSFGPTLEVRNISVAQPKGNISIQRVTVALDVWQSLLHWRWQFRDLTFYHLQADSNEPLSGSSSDSKGIESDGITDIFLYQFDHFILRDSKITFPSPSGPRIQLEIPNLTWLNTATRHRAEGQVMFSTPEGQHGNMQVRMDLHDKNGLLSDGTVYLQADEIEMKPWLSRWVNRNTGLHSARFSLASWLTVTDGEIQGGHLLLKQGEANWSTADKQHELTVDNLTLQVGRIAGGWTFDIPQLNLSTDGVAWPKGSLSAMYRPENTHFIGPDQPEELRLRATDLQLERIGPILPTLAFLTPDAIGRWDDIRPKGHVAYAGVDIPLQQPERARFVGAWQDVSWQPWKLLPGVNHFNGSVSGSAMNAGLQFSLKDSLLPYGDMFRAPLEVSHASGVATFINNDKGWSLSGDNLDVQAKSLWATGEFNYQHPKEGQPWLSILSGIRLYDAAQAWRYFPEPLMGTHLVDYLTGALEGGKVDNATLVYAGNPHYFPYQHNEGQFQVFVPLRDATFRFQPNWEPLNNLAIDLNFLNDGLWMNAPHAKLGDVDGTDITAVIPVYQKEKLLVDAKVAGSGKAVHEYFKTSPLADSVGAALDELEVSGDVSGRLHLDIPLDGKETRATGDVAFKNNSLLIKPLDSTFTQLNGSLHFDNGNLTSSPMNAAWFGQPVNFTFSTAEGAQDFGVDVALNADWLPAKLPWMPSALAKDVAGSAPWNTKVAIKLPHKGRPSYDVQVNADLKNVSSHLPSPLDKTHGQALPLVVNAKGDLNGFMLTGNLGPKNHFNSQFILQKHGVKLARAAWSDNSRKIPALPESESLTLNLPALDGEEWLAALAPALGEKAGTTGSSFSYPQQVNLTTPQLILAGQTWHQLAVSASKLANGTHISAKGREVNGEADLDNNNVLRANVAYLYYNPQWSTTPPSAAPSANSDTPATPPAVERVSFSQWPSMILRCQDCWMMGQRLRQVNADLTPNGDQLMLKNGLIDTGNTKVTLSGMWNQSTSKDHTWLKVQVKGANITTSSDYFGFSSPLKNSPFDVHLDLNWIGEPWRPQVNSLNGTLSSKLGKGEIDNAGGGRAGQLLRLVSFDALLRKLKLDFSDTFGQGFYYDSIRGNGKFKDGILSTNDLLVDGLAADIAMDGNVNLVTRRIDMQAVIAPEISATVGVATAFVINPVVGAAVFAASRVLAPLWNKISLIRYNITGSLDHPTINEVLRQPKEK comes from the coding sequence GTGAGGCGACTGTCTGGATACTTACTAGCGACACTGGTGGCATTGATTGTTCTGGTGGCGTTGATAGTGAGTGGCCTGCGCTTGGCTCTGCCTCACCTTGAAACATTTCGCCCGCAGATCGTTGAAAAGATTGAACAGTATTCTGGTGTGCCGGTAAAAATCGGCGCGCTGAATGCAAACTGGCAGTCATTTGGCCCCACGCTGGAAGTGCGCAATATTTCTGTGGCGCAGCCAAAAGGTAATATCAGTATTCAGCGGGTAACCGTTGCGCTGGATGTTTGGCAATCTCTGCTGCATTGGCGCTGGCAGTTCCGCGATCTCACTTTTTACCACCTACAGGCCGATAGCAATGAGCCTTTAAGCGGTTCTTCGTCCGATTCCAAGGGCATCGAAAGTGACGGTATTACGGACATCTTCCTTTACCAGTTTGACCACTTTATTCTGCGCGACAGCAAGATCACCTTTCCAAGCCCGTCGGGCCCGCGTATCCAGCTTGAAATCCCTAATCTGACTTGGCTAAACACCGCGACGCGCCATCGCGCTGAAGGTCAGGTCATGTTCTCCACGCCGGAAGGTCAGCACGGCAATATGCAGGTCAGAATGGATCTGCATGACAAAAACGGCTTGCTCAGTGATGGCACCGTTTATTTGCAGGCCGATGAAATAGAGATGAAGCCGTGGCTGAGTCGCTGGGTAAACCGCAATACTGGTTTGCATAGCGCGCGATTCAGCTTAGCGTCTTGGCTAACCGTGACCGATGGCGAAATCCAAGGTGGGCATCTGCTGTTAAAGCAGGGGGAGGCCAACTGGAGCACGGCAGATAAGCAACATGAACTGACGGTGGATAATCTTACGCTACAGGTTGGGCGCATTGCCGGCGGTTGGACGTTTGATATTCCTCAGCTTAATTTGAGCACCGATGGCGTTGCATGGCCGAAAGGCTCGTTGAGCGCCATGTATCGTCCCGAAAATACCCATTTTATCGGCCCCGATCAGCCTGAAGAACTGCGTCTGCGAGCGACAGATTTACAGTTAGAACGCATTGGACCGATTTTACCTACGCTAGCGTTTCTTACGCCTGACGCCATTGGGCGCTGGGACGATATTCGCCCTAAGGGCCATGTTGCCTACGCGGGTGTCGATATTCCCCTGCAACAACCTGAACGAGCGCGATTTGTTGGGGCATGGCAAGACGTCAGCTGGCAGCCGTGGAAATTGCTGCCAGGCGTCAATCATTTCAACGGTAGCGTATCCGGCAGTGCGATGAACGCGGGCCTGCAATTCTCGTTGAAAGACAGCTTATTGCCGTATGGCGATATGTTCCGAGCGCCGCTCGAAGTGAGTCACGCCAGCGGCGTCGCCACGTTTATCAACAATGACAAAGGCTGGTCGCTGTCGGGTGATAATCTTGACGTACAGGCGAAGTCTTTGTGGGCGACCGGTGAGTTTAATTATCAGCATCCTAAAGAAGGTCAGCCATGGCTGAGTATCTTGTCAGGGATCCGTCTGTATGACGCGGCACAGGCATGGCGCTATTTCCCTGAGCCCTTGATGGGAACGCACTTGGTTGACTATCTCACCGGCGCATTGGAAGGCGGGAAGGTGGACAATGCCACGCTGGTTTACGCAGGGAACCCGCATTATTTCCCTTATCAGCATAATGAAGGTCAATTCCAAGTCTTTGTTCCTCTACGTGATGCGACTTTCCGTTTCCAGCCCAACTGGGAGCCGCTGAACAATCTCGCTATTGATTTGAATTTCCTCAACGATGGTCTGTGGATGAATGCGCCGCACGCTAAACTTGGCGACGTTGACGGCACAGATATCACCGCCGTAATCCCTGTTTACCAGAAAGAAAAGCTGCTGGTTGACGCAAAGGTGGCTGGTTCTGGCAAGGCCGTTCATGAATACTTTAAAACATCGCCATTAGCCGATTCTGTGGGCGCGGCCTTGGATGAATTGGAAGTGAGCGGTGATGTCAGTGGGCGCTTACATCTTGATATCCCGCTGGATGGCAAAGAAACCCGTGCTACCGGTGACGTTGCTTTTAAGAATAACTCCTTGCTGATCAAGCCGCTGGATAGTACTTTTACTCAGCTCAATGGTTCACTGCACTTCGATAATGGCAACTTAACCAGTAGCCCAATGAACGCCGCTTGGTTCGGTCAACCGGTCAACTTTACTTTCTCAACGGCGGAAGGTGCACAGGACTTTGGCGTAGATGTTGCGCTGAATGCCGATTGGCTGCCCGCGAAGCTGCCGTGGATGCCGTCCGCATTAGCGAAAGACGTTGCCGGTTCTGCGCCTTGGAATACCAAAGTGGCGATTAAGCTGCCGCATAAAGGCCGTCCATCGTATGACGTTCAGGTTAATGCCGATCTGAAAAATGTAAGCAGTCACTTACCATCACCACTAGATAAAACACATGGTCAGGCACTGCCGTTGGTTGTGAATGCCAAAGGCGATTTGAATGGTTTCATGCTGACAGGGAATCTGGGACCGAAAAACCACTTTAATAGCCAATTCATTTTGCAGAAACACGGTGTGAAACTGGCTCGTGCCGCATGGAGCGACAATAGTCGTAAAATACCTGCGTTGCCTGAAAGTGAGTCGTTAACGTTGAATCTGCCTGCTCTCGATGGTGAAGAGTGGCTCGCGGCGCTGGCTCCGGCACTGGGTGAGAAGGCGGGAACCACAGGTTCAAGTTTCAGCTATCCGCAGCAGGTTAACCTAACCACGCCACAGTTAATTTTGGCGGGGCAAACCTGGCATCAGCTAGCTGTTTCGGCTTCAAAGCTGGCTAATGGCACGCATATCAGCGCAAAAGGGCGTGAAGTTAACGGCGAAGCTGATTTAGATAATAACAATGTGTTACGCGCCAACGTGGCCTACCTATATTACAACCCGCAGTGGAGCACTACGCCTCCAAGTGCTGCGCCTTCAGCAAACAGCGATACGCCAGCAACGCCACCGGCCGTTGAGCGCGTCTCCTTTAGTCAGTGGCCAAGCATGATCCTGCGTTGCCAAGACTGCTGGATGATGGGACAGCGTCTACGTCAGGTAAATGCCGATTTAACGCCGAACGGCGATCAACTGATGTTGAAAAATGGCCTAATTGATACCGGAAATACCAAAGTCACGCTGAGCGGCATGTGGAATCAGAGCACCAGCAAAGATCATACTTGGCTGAAAGTGCAGGTTAAAGGCGCTAACATTACCACCAGTAGTGACTATTTTGGCTTTAGCTCGCCGCTGAAAAACTCACCGTTTGATGTTCATCTTGATTTGAATTGGATAGGCGAACCGTGGCGCCCGCAGGTGAACTCGCTTAATGGCACGCTAAGCAGTAAGCTGGGTAAAGGTGAAATTGATAATGCGGGCGGCGGCCGTGCTGGGCAACTGTTGCGATTGGTGAGCTTCGACGCCTTGCTACGCAAGCTAAAACTCGATTTTAGCGATACTTTCGGGCAGGGCTTCTACTATGACAGCATTCGCGGCAATGGTAAGTTTAAGGATGGTATTCTATCCACCAATGATTTACTGGTCGATGGCTTAGCCGCAGATATAGCGATGGACGGTAACGTGAATCTTGTGACTCGCCGTATCGACATGCAGGCGGTCATTGCGCCAGAGATTTCGGCTACCGTCGGCGTTGCAACGGCATTTGTCATCAACCCTGTCGTTGGAGCCGCCGTGTTTGCTGCATCAAGAGTATTGGCGCCGTTGTGGAATAAAATATCGCTGATACGCTACAACATTACAGGCAGTTTGGATCACCCAACCATTAACGAAGTTTTACGCCAGCCAAAGGAGAAATAG
- the nit1 gene encoding deaminated glutathione amidase: MRNANIALLQLCSGDNTRSNLAQIEQQIKQLNNNIKLVMTPENALLFADSKAYHEQAEQEGKGPLQDAIRDMARRYGVWILIGSMPLISREDSKQITASSLLFDDQGELKARYDKLHMFDVDIKDTHGHYRESDTYQHGEHLTVVDTPVGKLGMTICYDLRFPGLFQALRDKGAEIISVPAAFTRVTGESHWEILLRARAIETQCYILAPAQVGRHGATRRTWGHTMAVDGWGNVIEQNADLVMPIKVKVNTHSLENIRTQMPVAQHNRFQPKLVNPLDQEE, translated from the coding sequence ATGAGGAATGCAAATATTGCTTTATTGCAACTGTGCAGCGGAGATAATACCCGTTCGAACCTGGCGCAAATAGAACAGCAAATCAAGCAGTTGAATAACAACATCAAGCTGGTGATGACGCCAGAAAATGCACTGTTGTTTGCTGATTCGAAAGCCTATCACGAGCAGGCCGAGCAAGAAGGCAAAGGCCCGTTGCAAGATGCCATCCGCGATATGGCGCGCCGTTACGGGGTGTGGATCCTGATTGGCTCAATGCCGTTAATTAGCCGTGAAGACAGTAAGCAAATCACCGCCAGCAGCCTGTTATTTGACGATCAAGGCGAGCTGAAGGCGCGTTACGATAAGCTGCACATGTTTGATGTTGATATTAAAGATACGCACGGACACTACCGTGAATCTGATACCTATCAGCACGGTGAACATTTGACCGTAGTCGATACCCCAGTGGGAAAATTGGGTATGACTATTTGCTACGATCTGCGTTTCCCCGGTTTATTCCAAGCGTTGCGTGATAAAGGGGCCGAAATTATTTCCGTGCCTGCGGCGTTTACCCGCGTAACTGGGGAATCTCATTGGGAAATCTTGCTGCGTGCTCGCGCAATTGAAACCCAGTGCTATATTTTGGCTCCGGCTCAGGTTGGTCGTCATGGCGCAACGCGCCGCACGTGGGGACATACCATGGCGGTGGATGGCTGGGGCAATGTTATTGAACAGAATGCCGATTTGGTCATGCCGATTAAAGTGAAGGTGAATACTCACTCACTTGAAAATATTCGCACCCAAATGCCGGTCGCGCAACACAACCGATTCCAGCCGAAGCTGGTTAATCCTTTGGATCAAGAAGAGTAA